A window from Crocosphaera sp. UHCC 0190 encodes these proteins:
- a CDS encoding DUF2996 domain-containing protein: MTEDTTPKTAAKAKKEKPPALEDKPFTEFMEQHFTPTLKESLTKQGLTDVELSFTKAQVSIPGGISDDPCWQVIGTWKNGQRQFKLYFPEESITGQKAFSYAVNGKSPSTIESFMIDERKITLDLMVLYTLQRLNGQKWLTRN, encoded by the coding sequence ATGACAGAAGATACCACGCCAAAAACTGCTGCTAAAGCCAAAAAAGAAAAGCCTCCCGCTCTTGAAGATAAACCCTTCACCGAATTTATGGAGCAACACTTTACCCCTACTCTAAAAGAAAGCTTAACCAAGCAAGGACTGACGGATGTTGAGTTATCCTTTACTAAAGCCCAAGTCTCCATTCCTGGGGGAATTTCTGATGACCCCTGTTGGCAAGTTATTGGCACTTGGAAAAATGGTCAGCGTCAGTTTAAGCTATATTTTCCTGAAGAAAGTATCACAGGACAAAAAGCCTTTTCCTATGCTGTCAATGGTAAATCTCCTAGTACCATTGAATCGTTTATGATTGATGAGCGAAAAATTACCCTAGATTTAATGGTGTTATATACCTTACAAAGGCTCAATGGGCAAAAATGGTTAACCCGAAATTAG
- a CDS encoding transposase — MFVLEYKVKPKPHQIESINEAIRTTQFVRNKVLRFWIDNRGVGKTELFRYNTRLRKEFKFVNDLNSHACQTAVERTLRAITRFFDNCKNNVKGKKGYPKFKKHSRSVEYKVSGWKLSEDKRHITFTDKKSIGGLKLIGSRDINYYQPEQIKRVRIVKRADGYYVQFCIKLDPRDTVNHLSPSQQTTGIDVGLKFFLVDSQGNKVNCPQYYRKSEKRLNRLNRKKSKKYRKGIKQSRNYHKARQRYARKHLRVSRQRTEFVKSVALRLIKSNDLVAYEDLNIKGMVKNRRLAKSITDAGWSTFRQWLEYFGDKYSKITIAVSPHNTSQNCSNCGKKVQKSLSTRTHVCPHCEYTDCRDRNAALNILQKGLSRLGRSQTHASGEIPSWLVGEILLANGDSLNEESPRRDSRGERQQT, encoded by the coding sequence ATGTTCGTACTCGAATATAAAGTCAAGCCAAAGCCACATCAAATAGAATCCATTAATGAGGCGATTCGGACAACTCAATTTGTCCGTAATAAAGTCCTTCGTTTTTGGATAGACAATCGTGGTGTAGGCAAGACTGAGTTATTCAGATACAACACTAGACTTAGAAAAGAGTTTAAGTTTGTCAATGATTTAAACTCTCATGCTTGCCAAACTGCGGTTGAGAGAACGTTAAGAGCAATCACTCGTTTCTTCGATAACTGCAAGAATAACGTTAAAGGTAAAAAAGGGTATCCTAAGTTTAAAAAACATTCTCGTTCGGTTGAGTATAAAGTCTCTGGATGGAAACTATCAGAGGATAAACGCCATATTACTTTTACAGATAAAAAGAGTATTGGTGGGTTGAAATTGATAGGTTCTAGGGATATTAACTATTATCAACCTGAACAGATTAAACGGGTTAGGATAGTTAAACGTGCAGATGGATATTATGTTCAATTTTGCATTAAACTAGACCCTAGAGATACCGTTAACCATTTAAGTCCTTCTCAACAAACCACTGGTATTGATGTTGGTTTAAAGTTTTTCTTGGTAGATAGTCAAGGCAATAAAGTTAATTGTCCTCAGTATTATAGAAAATCAGAAAAACGACTAAATCGACTTAACCGCAAAAAGTCTAAAAAGTATCGTAAAGGAATTAAACAATCCCGTAATTATCACAAAGCCAGACAACGTTATGCCCGTAAACATTTAAGAGTAAGTAGGCAGCGAACAGAGTTTGTCAAGAGTGTGGCACTCCGCTTAATCAAGTCTAACGACTTAGTAGCCTATGAAGACTTAAATATTAAAGGTATGGTTAAAAATCGTCGTTTAGCTAAGTCAATAACAGATGCAGGATGGTCTACTTTTAGGCAATGGTTAGAGTATTTTGGGGATAAATATAGCAAAATAACGATTGCTGTGTCGCCACATAATACCTCTCAAAATTGTTCTAATTGTGGAAAAAAAGTGCAGAAGTCTCTATCAACTCGAACTCATGTTTGTCCCCATTGTGAATATACAGATTGTCGTGATAGAAATGCGGCTTTAAACATCTTGCAAAAGGGATTAAGTAGGTTGGGGCGCAGCCAAACTCACGCTTCAGGAGAGATTCCCTCTTGGCTAGTTGGAGAAATCCTGCTGGCTAACGGAGACTCGTTGAATGAAGAATCCCCTCGCCGTGATAGCAGGGGCGAACGTCAACAGACTTAG
- a CDS encoding alanine--glyoxylate aminotransferase family protein has translation MIVPTPTQPQPLNIPPRLLLGPGPSNANPRILSAMSLPAIGHLDPFYLEMMDEIQTLLRYVWQTNNPLTISVSGTGSAGMEASLANVVEPGDVVLVGVMGYFGHRLVDMATRYGADVRKISKPWGQNFSLTELKQALETHKPAILALVNAETSTGVRQPLEGVGELCREYNCLLLVDAVTSLGGVPFHGDQWGVDLAYSCSQKGLGCPPGLSPFTMSPRAWDKLQNRKNPVSNWYLDMNLLSQYWGEPRKYHHTAPCNMNYGLREALALIVEEGLENCWQRHQKNAELLWEGLAALGLVCHVEQEFRLPTLTTVRIPDGVDGKTVSKRLLNEYNIEIGGGLGELAGQVWRVGLMGYNSRPENVLLLLEALKKVL, from the coding sequence ATGATTGTACCCACTCCTACCCAACCCCAACCCCTCAATATTCCCCCTCGGTTATTATTAGGCCCTGGGCCATCAAATGCGAACCCTCGTATTTTGTCAGCCATGAGTTTGCCTGCTATTGGTCATCTCGATCCTTTCTATTTAGAAATGATGGATGAGATCCAAACTTTATTAAGGTATGTCTGGCAAACTAATAACCCCCTAACTATTTCTGTGAGTGGGACAGGAAGCGCAGGAATGGAGGCGAGTTTAGCTAATGTAGTCGAACCTGGAGACGTGGTTTTAGTGGGGGTTATGGGCTATTTTGGCCATCGTTTGGTAGATATGGCTACCCGTTACGGGGCAGATGTCAGGAAAATTAGTAAACCTTGGGGTCAAAATTTTAGTTTAACGGAATTAAAACAGGCTTTAGAAACCCATAAACCTGCTATTTTAGCCTTAGTTAATGCGGAAACTTCTACCGGGGTCAGACAACCCTTAGAAGGGGTGGGAGAGTTATGTCGAGAATACAATTGTTTATTATTAGTTGATGCTGTTACCAGTTTGGGGGGAGTTCCCTTTCATGGCGATCAATGGGGTGTTGATTTAGCTTATAGTTGTAGTCAGAAAGGGTTAGGATGTCCCCCAGGACTGTCACCTTTTACGATGAGTCCTCGCGCTTGGGATAAGTTGCAAAATCGCAAAAATCCTGTGTCTAATTGGTATTTAGATATGAACCTTTTAAGTCAGTATTGGGGAGAACCGAGAAAATATCATCATACGGCCCCCTGTAATATGAATTATGGGTTAAGAGAAGCGTTAGCCTTGATTGTAGAAGAAGGGTTAGAAAATTGTTGGCAACGACATCAAAAAAATGCTGAATTATTATGGGAAGGTTTAGCAGCTTTAGGGTTAGTTTGTCATGTAGAACAAGAGTTCCGTTTGCCGACTTTAACAACAGTTCGTATCCCTGATGGTGTCGATGGAAAAACAGTTTCTAAAAGACTTTTAAATGAGTATAATATCGAAATTGGTGGCGGTTTAGGGGAATTAGCAGGTCAAGTTTGGCGCGTCGGTTTAATGGGTTATAATTCTCGTCCTGAAAATGTCTTATTACTCTTAGAAGCTTTGAAAAAAGTTTTGTAG
- a CDS encoding HD domain-containing phosphohydrolase has protein sequence MDIFGSSEPARILVVDDHPFSRVMAVDLLTTEGYNVLDHEGISDVLTEVLASSPDLILMDIKMPNYNGFEVCQQLKQDKRTRSIPIILMSVSDDNQSRLKSQEVGADGFMSKPLERMLILPEIELLIQRKRLYEWLEQIQQVLFLISKAIDKRYAVDESSCIRFDQLAQEFGEYLTLTPVEINDLILASHLHDIGTVAIPDAVMMKQGKLNEEERELIKQHVLIGEEICRPMQNRRGIAQIIRHHHERWDGSGYPDGLVGETIPKLAQVFQILDIYEALTSQRPYKQAFSPQEALKIMTEEAEKGWRNEELVQKFVKFIHETQMKGD, from the coding sequence GTGGATATTTTTGGAAGTTCCGAACCCGCTAGAATTCTTGTCGTTGACGATCACCCTTTTAGCCGTGTCATGGCGGTAGATCTCCTCACAACTGAAGGGTATAATGTTTTAGACCATGAGGGAATCTCAGACGTTTTGACAGAGGTTTTGGCCAGTTCTCCTGACCTAATTTTAATGGATATCAAAATGCCTAACTATAATGGCTTTGAGGTCTGTCAACAGTTAAAACAAGATAAGCGTACCCGTTCTATTCCCATCATTTTAATGAGTGTGTCTGATGATAATCAATCTCGCCTCAAAAGTCAGGAAGTCGGAGCAGATGGGTTCATGAGTAAACCCTTAGAACGGATGCTCATTTTGCCTGAAATTGAACTATTGATTCAACGAAAGCGGCTTTATGAATGGCTAGAACAGATACAACAGGTTTTATTTTTAATTTCTAAAGCCATTGATAAACGTTACGCCGTAGACGAATCATCTTGTATTAGATTCGATCAATTAGCACAGGAATTTGGAGAATATCTCACCCTTACCCCGGTAGAAATTAATGACCTCATTTTAGCTTCCCATCTTCATGATATTGGCACCGTTGCGATTCCTGATGCAGTGATGATGAAACAGGGAAAATTAAATGAAGAGGAGCGAGAATTAATTAAACAACACGTTTTAATTGGGGAAGAAATTTGTCGTCCCATGCAAAACCGTCGAGGTATTGCCCAAATTATTCGTCATCATCATGAACGGTGGGATGGTAGCGGTTATCCTGATGGTTTGGTGGGGGAAACGATCCCCAAATTAGCCCAAGTATTTCAGATTTTAGATATTTATGAGGCCTTAACCAGTCAACGACCTTATAAACAGGCATTTAGCCCCCAAGAAGCCCTAAAAATTATGACTGAAGAAGCCGAGAAAGGATGGCGTAATGAGGAGTTAGTACAAAAGTTTGTGAAGTTTATCCATGAAACACAAATGAAAGGGGACTAA
- a CDS encoding amino acid ABC transporter permease: protein MSNLISPPPIYRVSPLSWIRKNLFSTWYNSLLTLISLFFLYRISSNLIIWIFTQAQWNVISLNLRLFLVGQYPLALLWRTWTTLAIIMGLGGFSWGILTRSQPLFNPINLTGLGLIAILFALLAIPISILSSLKLLGMLILLALMAFLGQKLRQKFPSLGTWLPLLWLSTFFVLLWLLEGGLFLKPVRLDDLSGLILTVLTAVVSIVLSFPLGVILALGRQSSLPVIRWLSIAYIEIIRGLPLLGILFMAQVMLPLILPEGLRLDRVVRAISGFTLFSAAYLAENVRGGLQSIPKGQKEAAKALGINPFFVLVLVVLPQALKTVIPTIFGQFISLFKDTSLLAIVGLSDLLGMSRSILANPKFIGSDGEVYLFVAMIYWCFCYSLSWISRRLEK from the coding sequence ATGTCTAACCTCATTTCTCCCCCTCCTATTTACCGAGTTAGTCCCCTAAGTTGGATTAGAAAAAATCTGTTTAGTACCTGGTATAACAGTCTTCTAACTCTGATTAGTCTTTTCTTTTTATATAGGATTAGTTCTAATTTAATTATTTGGATTTTTACCCAAGCACAATGGAATGTCATTAGCTTAAATTTACGCTTATTTTTAGTCGGTCAATATCCCCTAGCTTTATTATGGCGAACTTGGACAACTTTGGCAATTATTATGGGGTTAGGTGGTTTTTCTTGGGGTATTTTAACCCGCAGTCAACCTTTATTTAACCCGATCAATTTAACAGGTTTAGGACTTATTGCCATTCTTTTCGCGTTATTAGCAATTCCTATTAGTATTTTATCGAGTTTGAAATTACTGGGAATGCTAATTTTGTTAGCTTTAATGGCATTCTTAGGACAAAAATTAAGACAAAAATTTCCCAGTTTAGGCACTTGGCTACCCCTATTATGGTTATCAACTTTTTTTGTTTTACTCTGGTTATTAGAAGGAGGATTATTTTTAAAACCCGTGAGATTAGATGATTTAAGTGGTCTAATTCTTACGGTTTTAACAGCAGTTGTTAGTATTGTTTTATCCTTTCCTTTGGGGGTTATATTAGCATTAGGAAGACAAAGCTCTTTACCTGTGATTCGTTGGTTATCTATCGCCTATATTGAAATAATACGAGGTTTACCTCTGCTTGGTATTCTCTTTATGGCTCAAGTTATGTTACCTTTAATTTTACCAGAAGGACTGCGTCTTGATCGGGTTGTTCGGGCAATTTCTGGATTTACTTTGTTTAGTGCGGCTTATTTAGCAGAAAATGTCAGAGGGGGCTTACAATCTATTCCTAAAGGACAAAAAGAAGCCGCCAAAGCATTAGGTATAAACCCATTTTTTGTTCTTGTTTTAGTGGTTTTACCCCAAGCATTGAAAACCGTTATACCTACCATTTTTGGTCAATTTATTAGTTTATTTAAAGATACTTCTTTATTGGCAATTGTGGGATTATCTGACTTATTAGGAATGTCTCGTTCTATTTTAGCTAATCCGAAATTTATTGGCAGTGATGGAGAAGTTTACTTATTTGTTGCTATGATTTATTGGTGTTTTTGTTATTCGTTATCTTGGATCAGTCGCAGATTAGAAAAATAA
- a CDS encoding tRNA (5-methylaminomethyl-2-thiouridine)(34)-methyltransferase MnmD, which translates to MFDNILTPKRTDDGSYTFFSEEFNELFHSHSGAKQEAQYKFSEPCQLKEKASSKNTLKILDICYGLGYNSAAALETIWSVNPHCQIELIALEKDQTVPLQAISHQLLNSWSSPVVEFLKILAQTQEINNNILNAKLLLGDARQTLRTESAINAIDAIFLDPFSPPKCPQLWTVEFMELIAQCLDKDGYLATYSCAASVRNALQLAGLKIGATRSVGRRSPGTVANWTGENLPPLSPQEIEHLNTRAAIAYRDPNLEDSAAIIHQRRQTEQENSNLEPSSHWKKRWINQT; encoded by the coding sequence ATGTTTGATAATATCTTAACTCCTAAACGGACTGATGATGGTTCTTATACCTTTTTTTCAGAAGAATTTAACGAATTATTTCACTCCCATTCAGGGGCCAAACAAGAAGCACAATATAAATTTAGTGAACCCTGTCAATTAAAAGAAAAAGCCTCAAGTAAAAACACCTTAAAAATCCTAGATATTTGCTACGGATTAGGGTATAATAGCGCGGCAGCCTTAGAAACAATTTGGTCAGTTAATCCCCATTGTCAGATAGAATTAATTGCCTTAGAAAAGGATCAAACTGTTCCCTTACAAGCCATTTCCCATCAATTACTAAACAGTTGGTCATCTCCTGTTGTTGAATTTTTAAAGATTTTAGCCCAAACTCAGGAAATTAACAACAATATTCTAAATGCTAAACTTTTATTAGGAGATGCCAGACAAACCCTAAGAACCGAATCTGCAATAAATGCAATAGATGCTATTTTTTTAGACCCCTTTTCTCCTCCAAAATGTCCCCAACTGTGGACAGTAGAATTTATGGAATTAATTGCTCAATGCTTAGACAAAGATGGCTATTTAGCAACCTATTCCTGTGCAGCTTCTGTGCGAAATGCCTTACAATTGGCAGGATTAAAAATTGGGGCAACCAGAAGTGTCGGCAGGCGATCGCCTGGAACTGTTGCTAACTGGACAGGGGAAAATTTACCCCCTTTATCTCCACAAGAAATAGAACACTTAAACACTCGCGCAGCTATTGCTTATCGAGATCCTAATTTAGAAGATTCAGCAGCAATAATTCATCAGCGAAGACAGACAGAACAAGAAAATAGTAATTTAGAACCTAGTAGTCATTGGAAAAAACGATGGATCAATCAAACTTGA
- the murB gene encoding UDP-N-acetylmuramate dehydrogenase: MTTAFYPIYTPVELPGTSGQIYPNVSLAPQTSYRVGGKAQWYAAPRTWEELQGTFEWFQQQDLPLMLLGAGSNLLISDRGIEGLVLSTRHLRHREFNEEMGLVTVAAGQPIASLAWQVAKRGWSGLEWAVGIPGTVGGAVVMNAGAHNQCAADSLVSAVVASPDGTVETLTPEALNYSYRTSSLQGGKRLVIEATFQLQTGLSREVVMATTQHNLQTRKSSQPYDKPSCGSVFRNPSPHAAGWLIEQLGLKGYRVGNAEVSQRHANFILNCGQAKAEDIFRLINHVQEQVQSHWSLLLEPEVKILGEFSTL; encoded by the coding sequence ATGACCACTGCTTTTTATCCAATTTATACCCCCGTTGAACTTCCAGGCACCTCTGGACAAATTTACCCTAATGTTTCCCTGGCCCCTCAAACCTCCTATCGAGTGGGAGGTAAGGCCCAATGGTATGCAGCCCCCCGTACTTGGGAGGAGTTGCAAGGAACGTTTGAATGGTTTCAGCAACAAGATTTACCCTTGATGTTATTAGGAGCCGGATCTAATTTGTTAATTAGCGATCGCGGTATTGAAGGGTTAGTCTTAAGTACCCGTCATCTCCGTCACCGTGAGTTTAATGAGGAGATGGGCCTCGTTACGGTGGCAGCCGGGCAACCCATCGCCAGTTTGGCTTGGCAAGTAGCTAAACGGGGCTGGAGTGGCTTAGAATGGGCTGTGGGTATCCCTGGCACCGTCGGCGGTGCTGTGGTGATGAATGCAGGGGCCCATAATCAATGTGCGGCTGACTCGTTGGTTAGTGCGGTGGTGGCTTCCCCTGATGGTACAGTAGAAACCTTGACTCCAGAAGCGTTGAATTATAGTTATCGCACCTCGTCTCTACAGGGTGGCAAAAGATTAGTTATTGAAGCGACATTCCAATTACAAACTGGTTTGAGTCGGGAGGTGGTGATGGCCACGACTCAACATAATTTACAAACCCGTAAGAGTTCTCAACCCTATGATAAACCTAGCTGTGGTAGTGTGTTTCGCAATCCTAGCCCCCATGCAGCGGGTTGGTTAATTGAACAATTAGGGTTAAAAGGCTATCGGGTGGGAAATGCTGAGGTGTCTCAACGTCATGCTAATTTTATTCTTAATTGTGGTCAGGCTAAAGCGGAAGATATTTTCCGACTTATTAATCATGTCCAAGAACAAGTGCAGTCTCATTGGTCATTATTATTGGAACCAGAAGTCAAAATTTTGGGTGAGTTTTCTACCCTTTAA
- a CDS encoding type I glyceraldehyde-3-phosphate dehydrogenase — MIRVAINGFGRIGRNFLRCWLGRENSQLELVGINDTSDPRTNAHLLKYDSMLGKLNADIDADDNSLIVNGKTIKCVSDRNPLNLPWAEWGVDLIIESTGVFVSEEGASKHIVAGAKKVLITAPGKGGNVGTFVVGVNHQDYDHDQHNIISNASCTTNCLAPVVKVLNDNFGIIKGTMTTTHSYTGDQRILDASHRDLRRARAAAVNIVPTSTGAAKAVALVIPEMAGKLNGIAMRVPTPNVSVVDLVAQVEKNTIAEQVNDVLKEAAEGSMKGIIEYNDLPLVSSDYRGTDCSAIVDASLTMVMGGDMVKVIAWYDNEWGYSQRVVDLAEVVAKNWK; from the coding sequence GTGATTAGAGTAGCGATCAACGGGTTTGGACGGATTGGACGTAACTTCTTACGGTGCTGGTTAGGGCGGGAAAATAGCCAATTAGAGCTAGTAGGGATCAATGATACTTCTGATCCCAGAACCAACGCTCACCTGCTCAAATATGACTCCATGCTCGGCAAATTAAATGCTGACATCGACGCTGATGATAATTCACTCATCGTCAATGGCAAAACCATTAAGTGTGTTTCGGATCGTAACCCCTTAAATTTGCCTTGGGCGGAGTGGGGTGTTGATTTGATTATTGAATCTACTGGGGTTTTTGTCTCAGAAGAGGGTGCTTCTAAACACATCGTTGCTGGAGCCAAAAAAGTCCTAATCACAGCCCCTGGTAAGGGCGGTAATGTGGGGACTTTTGTAGTGGGTGTCAACCACCAAGATTACGATCACGATCAGCACAATATTATCAGTAACGCCAGTTGTACCACCAACTGTCTCGCTCCTGTGGTGAAAGTGTTGAATGACAACTTTGGTATCATCAAAGGCACCATGACCACCACCCACAGTTACACTGGGGATCAACGGATTTTAGACGCAAGTCACCGCGATCTCCGTCGGGCGCGGGCAGCTGCTGTTAATATTGTTCCCACTTCTACTGGAGCAGCGAAAGCGGTTGCTTTGGTTATTCCTGAGATGGCAGGAAAATTAAATGGGATCGCTATGCGGGTTCCCACCCCTAACGTTTCTGTGGTTGACTTAGTGGCCCAAGTTGAGAAAAACACCATTGCTGAACAAGTCAATGATGTGTTAAAAGAAGCGGCTGAAGGCTCTATGAAAGGAATTATTGAGTACAATGATTTACCTTTAGTTTCCTCTGACTATCGGGGAACGGATTGTTCTGCCATCGTTGATGCTAGTCTGACGATGGTAATGGGTGGCGATATGGTTAAAGTGATTGCTTGGTATGACAACGAATGGGGTTACTCTCAACGGGTTGTTGACTTAGCTGAAGTCGTTGCTAAAAATTGGAAATAA
- the murC gene encoding UDP-N-acetylmuramate--L-alanine ligase, with amino-acid sequence MSALAYVLAKRQLPVSGSDLRSTHITQRLEAVGAHIFSRQEASNLELFQPHQERETVSVLVTGTTETATKDNHKFSVALGTLPVNETLPQVICSTAIAHSNSEYAAAYEKGCPIFHRSDVLAALIKDYQSIAVAGTHGKTTTSSLIGYMLLKAGLDPTIIVGGEVDAWEGNARLGDSGYLVAEADESDGSLTKHYPNIGIVTNIELDHPDHYQTLDDVVKTFQIFETQCDILIGCLDCETVSTQLTPAITYSLNPKKGADYTVTNLSSDADGTTAQVWERGTCLGQIRITIPGNHNLSNALAAVAVGRKLGLEFAVIADGLLTFAGAKRRFEDRGHCNGITFIDDYAHHPSEIAATLEAARSKVDGKTVSRVVAIFQPHRYSRTATFLKEFATCFQNADCVILTDIYSAGEINLYNINGETLAQEVNNYHAQVMYEPSLSTLTEVLQGILQPGDLVLFLGAGNLNQIIPQVIARYPGN; translated from the coding sequence ATGTCAGCCCTTGCTTATGTTTTAGCCAAACGGCAACTTCCCGTTTCTGGTTCTGATTTGCGCTCAACCCATATTACTCAACGGTTAGAGGCAGTTGGAGCCCATATTTTTAGTCGTCAAGAGGCCAGTAATTTAGAACTGTTTCAACCCCATCAAGAACGGGAAACTGTTTCGGTTCTAGTGACGGGAACAACTGAAACAGCAACCAAGGATAATCATAAATTTTCTGTTGCGTTGGGAACTCTCCCCGTTAACGAAACTTTACCTCAAGTTATTTGTTCAACGGCGATCGCCCATAGTAATTCTGAATATGCGGCGGCCTACGAAAAGGGTTGTCCTATTTTTCACCGTTCTGACGTTTTAGCGGCGTTAATTAAGGATTATCAAAGTATTGCGGTGGCGGGTACTCACGGAAAAACCACTACCAGTAGTTTAATTGGTTATATGCTCCTCAAAGCGGGTCTTGATCCCACTATTATTGTTGGGGGAGAAGTGGACGCTTGGGAAGGCAATGCTCGTTTAGGAGATAGTGGTTATCTGGTGGCAGAAGCGGATGAGTCCGATGGATCTTTAACGAAACATTACCCAAATATTGGCATTGTTACTAATATTGAATTAGATCACCCTGATCACTATCAAACCCTGGATGATGTGGTCAAGACGTTCCAAATTTTTGAAACTCAATGTGACATTTTGATTGGTTGTCTCGACTGTGAAACCGTTAGCACCCAACTCACCCCTGCTATCACCTATAGTCTTAACCCCAAGAAGGGAGCAGATTACACCGTTACTAATCTTAGCTCTGATGCTGATGGCACTACGGCTCAAGTGTGGGAACGGGGAACCTGTTTAGGTCAAATACGCATTACGATTCCTGGAAACCATAATCTTAGTAATGCCCTGGCTGCGGTGGCTGTGGGACGAAAGTTAGGTCTGGAGTTTGCCGTCATTGCTGATGGGTTGTTGACGTTTGCCGGGGCAAAACGACGGTTTGAAGATCGGGGCCACTGTAACGGCATTACCTTTATTGATGATTATGCCCATCATCCCAGTGAAATTGCAGCTACTTTAGAAGCGGCTCGTTCCAAAGTGGATGGCAAGACGGTTTCCCGTGTGGTTGCTATTTTTCAACCCCATCGTTATAGTCGTACAGCCACCTTTTTAAAGGAGTTTGCCACTTGTTTTCAGAATGCTGATTGTGTCATTTTGACAGACATTTATAGTGCCGGAGAGATTAACCTGTATAACATTAACGGGGAAACCCTGGCCCAAGAGGTGAATAATTATCATGCTCAGGTGATGTATGAGCCATCCTTAAGCACCTTAACTGAGGTTTTACAGGGTATTCTTCAACCAGGTGATTTAGTCCTGTTTTTAGGGGCAGGAAATCTCAATCAGATTATTCCTCAAGTGATTGCTCGTTACCCAGGCAATTAA
- a CDS encoding Coenzyme F420 hydrogenase/dehydrogenase, beta subunit C-terminal domain — translation MTSLAPHTKAKALKPGSRRPAKELCSECGLCDTYYVHYVKEACAFLNQQIAELETIAHGKSRNLEDENDWYFGVHQEMMAAQKKQPIEGAQWTGIVSTIACEMLTKGMVEGVVCVQNTKEDRFQPMPVIARTPEEVLAAKVNKPTLSPNLSILEQIEQSGMKRLLVIGVGCQIQALRAVEKELGLEKLYVLGTPCVDNVTREGLQLFLETTSKSPDTVVHYEFMQDFRVHFKHKDGSIEKVPFFGLKTNKLKDVFAPSCMSCFDYVNSLADLVVGYMGAEFGWQWIMVRNDTGREMLALVQEQLNTKPVISKGDRKQAVQQSIPAYDQGVTLPMWAAKLMGVVIEKIGPKGLEYARFSIDSHFTRNYLYVKRNHPEILESHVPDYAKNIVSQYQLPEN, via the coding sequence ATGACATCTCTTGCCCCCCACACCAAAGCCAAAGCCCTCAAACCTGGTAGTCGTCGCCCTGCAAAAGAACTCTGTAGCGAGTGTGGGTTATGCGATACATATTATGTGCATTATGTCAAGGAAGCTTGTGCCTTTCTTAACCAACAAATTGCCGAACTTGAAACCATTGCTCACGGAAAAAGTCGCAATTTAGAAGACGAAAATGATTGGTATTTTGGTGTCCATCAAGAGATGATGGCAGCACAAAAAAAACAACCCATTGAAGGCGCACAATGGACAGGAATTGTGAGTACCATTGCCTGTGAAATGCTAACAAAGGGAATGGTTGAAGGGGTGGTTTGTGTGCAGAATACGAAAGAAGATCGTTTTCAACCCATGCCTGTGATTGCGAGAACCCCTGAAGAAGTTTTAGCCGCAAAGGTTAATAAACCTACCTTATCCCCTAATTTATCTATTTTAGAACAGATAGAACAATCAGGGATGAAACGCTTATTAGTAATTGGAGTGGGTTGTCAAATTCAAGCCTTACGGGCAGTGGAAAAAGAATTAGGATTAGAGAAGCTTTATGTATTAGGAACTCCCTGTGTGGATAATGTTACCCGTGAAGGTTTACAACTGTTCTTAGAAACCACAAGTAAATCCCCTGATACGGTGGTACATTATGAATTTATGCAAGATTTTCGAGTGCATTTTAAACATAAAGATGGTTCGATTGAAAAAGTCCCTTTCTTTGGACTAAAAACCAATAAACTCAAAGATGTTTTTGCCCCTTCTTGTATGAGTTGTTTTGACTATGTTAACTCTTTGGCTGATTTAGTCGTCGGTTATATGGGGGCAGAATTTGGCTGGCAATGGATCATGGTTCGTAATGACACCGGACGGGAAATGTTAGCCTTAGTTCAAGAGCAACTTAACACCAAACCTGTCATCTCAAAAGGGGATCGAAAACAAGCCGTACAACAAAGTATTCCTGCTTACGATCAAGGGGTAACATTGCCGATGTGGGCAGCAAAATTAATGGGAGTCGTCATTGAAAAAATAGGGCCAAAAGGGTTAGAATATGCCCGTTTTTCCATTGATTCCCATTTTACCCGTAATTATTTATATGTGAAACGCAATCATCCAGAAATCTTAGAATCCCATGTTCCTGATTATGCTAAAAACATTGTCTCTCAGTACCAATTACCTGAGAACTAA